A window of the Henckelia pumila isolate YLH828 chromosome 3, ASM3356847v2, whole genome shotgun sequence genome harbors these coding sequences:
- the LOC140891446 gene encoding protein CHLOROPLAST IMPORT APPARATUS 2, with protein sequence MSSCLSGGGRAYRLDLEMIKSPTTSWISNSSSPSSSLSESTNSPLAISTRKPRTPRKRPNQTYNEAASILSTAHPNIFPSKHLKNPCKLAKSSFEIKNHFLLEPSVLLIRPFQVIDSSGFLLPIFERPRFLTWPRSCEKSCQSPGEIDSERSSLEMCDDSHQDFDAESILDEDVEEGIDSIMGNLDMMKESATDADHDKTMPMNTFCYGYPIGLGFDYGFGVRRESRAVRNVDEEDDWWRFPSVLDIDSKTAKNRIEKKKKVEIKNVVSSKENAASNMVPNQENSTCETAQGGSIPPSNARLFLKLNYDGVLDAWSDKDSPFSDDSPVSNAVGNDVQVRLAQIDLFSENGGIREASVLRYKEKRRSRFFSKKIRYQVRKVNADQRPRIKGRFVRTPNSPDDEEE encoded by the exons ATGTCTTCTTGTTTAAGTGGAGGTGGCAGAGCCTACAGATTAGACCTTGAAATGATAAAATCCCCCACAACTTCTTGGATTTCGAATTCATCTTCTCCATCTTCGAGTCTCTCAGAATCCACCAATTCCCCGCTCGCAATCTCAACAAGAAAGCCAAGAACCCCAAGAAAAAGGCCTAACCAAACTTATAACGAAGCAGCATCCATTCTTTCCACAGCTCATCCAAATATCTTCCCCAGCAAACACCTGAAAAATCCTTGCAAACTCGCAAAGTCATCGTTTGAAATCAAGAATCATTTCTTGTTGGAGCCATCGGTGCTTCTGATACGGCCTTTCCAAGTCATCGATAGCTCCGGATTCCTGCTACCGATTTTCGAAAGGCCTCGGTTCCTTACTTGGCCTAGAAGTTGTGAAAAGTCATGCCAAAGCCCGGGGGAGATTGATTCCGAGAGGAGTTCTCTAGAAATGTGCGATGATTCTCACCAAGATTTCGATGCCGAATCGATTTTGGATGAGGATGTTGAAGAAGGGATTGATAGTATAATGGGAAACTTGGACATGATGAAGGAATCAGCCACCGATGCTGATCATGATAAAACTATGCCGATGAATACATTTTGCTATGGTTATCCAATCGGTCTAGGATTTGATTACGGATTTGGGGTGAGAAGGGAATCGAGAGCAGTGAGAAATGTTGATGAAGAGGATGACTGGTGGAGATTTCCTAGtgttcttgatatcgattcaaaaACGGCCAAAAATCGGatagaaaagaagaagaaggtgGAAATCAAGAATGTAGTATCATCCAAGGAGAATGCAGCATCGAACATGGTACCAAACCAAGAaaattccacttgtgaaacagCTCAGGGGGGGTCCATTCCTCCGTCAAATGCAAGGCTATTCTTGAAACTGAACTACGACGGCGTATTGGACGCTTGGTCCGATAAGGATTCGCCGTTTTCCGATGATTCTCCGGTCTCCAATGCTGTCGGAAATGATGTCCAA GTGAGGTTGGCACAGATAGACTTGTTCTCCGAGAACGGAGGAATAAGAGAGGCCAGTGTGCTACGCTACAAAGAAAAGCGACGCTCCCGCTTTTTCTCTAAGAAAATTAGGTACCAGGTCAGAAAAGTCAACGCAGATCAACGGCCTAGAATTaag GGACGATTTGTTAGAACGCCGAATTCGCCGGACGACGAGGAGGAATGA
- the LOC140891996 gene encoding tRNA-specific adenosine deaminase TAD2-like isoform X1, whose protein sequence is MMASSLEEAMPDHVMFMKLALQQAKLALDNLEVPVGCVIVEDQAVIASGRNRPTETRNATRHAEMEAIDKLLEQWQKSGLTREQISLKLSQCTLYVTCEPCIMCAAALSIIGIKEVYYGCANDKFGGCGSILSLHTCSSGKHTSDGGSKRKEFKCTGGIMALEAVNLLRNFYEQGNPNAPKPHRKLMQPLD, encoded by the exons ATG ATGGCGTCTTCATTGGAGGAAGCAATGCCTGATCATGTTATGTTTATGAAGCTTGCTCTACAACAG GCTAAGCTTGCCTTGGACAACCTTGAAGTACCAGTGGG TTGTGTTATAGTTGAAGATCAGGCTGTCATTGCCTCGGGGAGAAATCGGCCAACTGAGACAAGAAAT GCCACTAGGCATGCGGAGATGGAAGCAATTGATAAGCTTCTTGAGCAGTGGCAGAAAAGTGGATTAACGAGGGAACAAATTTCTTTGAAATTGTCACAGTGCACCCTTTATGTTACATGTGAGCCATGCATAATGTGTGCAGCAGCTTTATCTATCATTG GTATTAAAGAAGTATACTATGGGTGTGCAAATGATAAGTTTGGAGGTTGTGGATCGATATTGTCCTTGCACACTTGCAGCTCTGGAAAACATACAAG TGACGGAGGCTCAAAAAGGAAGGAATTTAAATGCACCGGAGGAATAATGGCATTAGAAGCTGTCAATCTTTTAAGAAACTTTTACGAACAAGGAAATCCCAATG CTCCGAAGCCTCATAGAAAACTGATGCAGCCACTGGACTAA
- the LOC140891996 gene encoding tRNA-specific adenosine deaminase TAD2-like isoform X2, whose protein sequence is MMASSLEEAMPDHVMFMKLALQQAKLALDNLEVPVGCVIVEDQAVIASGRNRPTETRNATRHAEMEAIDKLLEQWQKSGLTREQISLKLSQCTLYVTCIKEVYYGCANDKFGGCGSILSLHTCSSGKHTSDGGSKRKEFKCTGGIMALEAVNLLRNFYEQGNPNAPKPHRKLMQPLD, encoded by the exons ATG ATGGCGTCTTCATTGGAGGAAGCAATGCCTGATCATGTTATGTTTATGAAGCTTGCTCTACAACAG GCTAAGCTTGCCTTGGACAACCTTGAAGTACCAGTGGG TTGTGTTATAGTTGAAGATCAGGCTGTCATTGCCTCGGGGAGAAATCGGCCAACTGAGACAAGAAAT GCCACTAGGCATGCGGAGATGGAAGCAATTGATAAGCTTCTTGAGCAGTGGCAGAAAAGTGGATTAACGAGGGAACAAATTTCTTTGAAATTGTCACAGTGCACCCTTTATGTTACAT GTATTAAAGAAGTATACTATGGGTGTGCAAATGATAAGTTTGGAGGTTGTGGATCGATATTGTCCTTGCACACTTGCAGCTCTGGAAAACATACAAG TGACGGAGGCTCAAAAAGGAAGGAATTTAAATGCACCGGAGGAATAATGGCATTAGAAGCTGTCAATCTTTTAAGAAACTTTTACGAACAAGGAAATCCCAATG CTCCGAAGCCTCATAGAAAACTGATGCAGCCACTGGACTAA